One Kiritimatiellia bacterium DNA segment encodes these proteins:
- a CDS encoding AAA family ATPase — MDANEILLEFLRHEPEAFRAWQDENRPRLPVPITPAQLLDFKPDADPGELIPRRYLCKGGSVLIAGPTGVGKSSFLMQFAIHATVKRDLFGMRFARPMKVVIVQAENDEGDLAESFQGVFYSLEAGGAGVEPLAAADIALIHANLVFFRETTRTGADFASLLREIAAQYQPDFILVDPAFSYLGADASSQKDVSLWLRNQINPVLMDTGVCLLLSHHTNKPLRGKDKKDTWQGSDFAYLGAGSAEWANWARAVIGLQRTQIPGIYLLTVAKRGGRLGWRDADDKPTLDRFIAHAREPGKIYWREPDLAEVQSLNQKGAQEGYRRLPEVFKTDTEREAGLPPAEVMRRAKEMGITEAATDDALGVTRRRWITGKTASAIEHGILEFTGEHVRPVQREIPF, encoded by the coding sequence ATGGACGCCAACGAAATCCTTCTCGAATTCCTCCGGCATGAGCCTGAAGCCTTCCGCGCCTGGCAGGACGAGAACCGGCCCAGGCTTCCGGTCCCGATTACGCCGGCTCAGCTTCTCGACTTCAAGCCCGACGCTGACCCTGGGGAACTGATTCCGCGCCGGTATCTCTGTAAGGGTGGTTCTGTCCTGATCGCCGGGCCTACCGGCGTCGGGAAATCATCGTTCCTGATGCAGTTCGCCATTCACGCCACCGTGAAGCGAGATCTGTTCGGTATGCGCTTTGCCCGGCCTATGAAAGTGGTCATCGTTCAGGCGGAAAACGACGAGGGCGACCTCGCTGAATCCTTCCAGGGGGTCTTCTACTCCCTTGAAGCCGGAGGTGCGGGGGTGGAGCCGCTGGCGGCGGCGGACATTGCCCTCATCCATGCCAACCTCGTATTTTTCCGCGAAACCACCCGGACCGGGGCCGACTTCGCCTCCCTGCTCCGGGAGATCGCGGCGCAGTATCAGCCTGACTTTATCCTGGTGGACCCGGCTTTCTCGTACCTTGGCGCAGACGCATCGAGCCAGAAGGACGTTTCCCTCTGGCTCCGCAACCAAATCAACCCGGTTCTGATGGATACTGGGGTCTGCCTTCTTCTATCCCATCACACGAACAAGCCCCTCCGTGGGAAGGACAAGAAGGATACCTGGCAGGGGAGCGACTTCGCGTACCTCGGAGCCGGTTCCGCGGAGTGGGCCAACTGGGCTCGGGCAGTGATCGGCCTGCAGAGGACGCAAATCCCCGGCATCTACCTCCTGACCGTCGCCAAGCGTGGCGGCCGGCTTGGGTGGCGCGATGCCGACGATAAGCCCACGCTCGACCGGTTCATCGCCCACGCCCGTGAGCCGGGCAAGATTTACTGGCGTGAACCGGACCTTGCCGAGGTCCAGAGCCTCAACCAAAAGGGCGCCCAGGAGGGCTACAGGCGCCTCCCGGAGGTGTTCAAGACGGATACCGAGCGGGAGGCCGGGCTTCCGCCGGCCGAGGTCATGCGTCGTGCCAAGGAGATGGGCATCACCGAGGCGGCTACGGACGACGCCCTGGGTGTCACTCGCCGCCGATGGATCACCGGCAAGACGGCCAGTGCGATCGAACACGGCATTCTTGAGTTCACTGGCGAGCATGTTCGTCCCGTTCAACGGGAGATTCCCTTTTAA
- a CDS encoding helix-turn-helix domain-containing protein: MNSELTNSILQALLTASEEHKETALKVLRGEPIQTAEDPAIGPLLLGMGVAAEFLGVSRPTLWRVLQSGKITKIELFPGSYRVRRTDIEALAAGKLGMTPYKSRRGRPRKNVQKGGAS; this comes from the coding sequence ATGAACAGCGAACTGACGAACAGTATCTTGCAGGCCCTGCTGACGGCCAGCGAGGAGCATAAGGAAACCGCGCTCAAGGTCCTGCGTGGTGAACCGATTCAAACGGCCGAGGATCCTGCCATCGGGCCGCTCCTGCTCGGAATGGGCGTGGCGGCGGAGTTTCTCGGAGTAAGCCGGCCCACGCTCTGGCGTGTGCTTCAGTCGGGTAAAATCACGAAGATCGAGCTCTTCCCCGGGTCCTACCGCGTCCGCCGCACGGACATCGAGGCGCTGGCCGCCGGCAAGCTGGGCATGACCCCCTACAAGTCCCGCCGCGGCCGGCCCCGGAAGAACGTCCAGAAAGGGGGCGCATCGTGA